TACTTCTTTCAATTTTGATTTTTGTGCATCTAATGCGCTATTTTTCTTATCTGAAAGTAGTGAGTATGCTTCTTGATTAGCTTTATTTAATTCTGCTTTATATTTCTGTGCCAACTCTTCCGCTTCTGCAAACTTCTTATTTGCATTACCTTCAAGTCTTGTTGTTTTATTTTCTCTTAACTCTAGCACTTCCTGAAGTTTTCCAAACAAAGAATACTTAAGAACAAAATAGAAAATAATTACTAATGCTAACTGATAAAAGAAAGTAATATCAGCACCTAAACTTTTAAAAATATTAAGAAAAGTATCCATTCTATTTAAGCTCCAAATCTATTAACTTCATACTAAAATTACGAAGAATAATTTTTAACGATTTATGTATATAAACGACCTTAATGAATACTTATAGAGGCGTATAACGTCAAGGAATTTAAGAATTAAGAGGTAAGAAAAATATGATTCTAACAGAGTTCTTTTAATGAATTTTATTTGATTAATTTTCCTGATCACGCATTTTTGTTGTACCGTGAAATATAACGCCCTCTTCCACAATTAAGCTCGGAGTTGTTATTGTCCCTTCAAACCTAGCTGGCTTGATAATTTCCACTCTACTCGACGCTTTGATATTACCTTTTACCGTTCCTGAGATTAAAATAACGTTTGCGTTCACATCTGCGTTAATAATTGCCCCTTCAGAGACAATTACTGTATCATTTGAAAAAATACTTCCATTAACAATTCCTGCAATTCTTGCAACACCATTAAACGAGAGATTGCCTTCAAACTTACAACCCTCTTCAATTATTGCTGAAATATCTTTTTCATTATTTTGCATGGTTTTTCCATTAGTGGTTCTATAGGACCAAATTTATGTGCCCCCATAGAACCATTTTTTAGAGTGGTCCTATGGGACCACTTATTAATTACTCATTAAATATTCAAAAATATCATTAAATTCTGCTTCGTTAGAGTATTTAAGAACTACTTGTCCTGCTCCATTTTGCTTCGAATTTAATTGAAAGTGAAAACCTGTTTTCTTTTCAAGTTTTTGCTTTAAAGAATCTAGTTTTTCATCAAAGAAAGGATTTGCTCTCTTTGGTTCTTTATAATTCTTTTTAGACTTAATCAGTTTCTCTAGCTCTCTTACTGAGAGATTATTAGCTACCGCTTCATTCGCAAATCTAATCGCCTTTTCTCTATCTTTTTCTGCCGCTAAAATTTTTGCATGACCAAAAGATAGAAACTCTTTTTGAAGTAATTCAATTACGTCTCTTGGAAGTTTTAAAACTCTTAGAAAGTTTGCAACAGTTGATCTTTCTTTTCCTAATTTCTTAGCAACTTCTTCTTGAGTAAGATTGTACTCATCCATTAATTGATAGTAAGCAAGGGCTTCTTCAACACAATTAAGATCTGATCTTTGAACGTTTTCAATGATGGCCATTACCATTTTTTCACGATCAGTTGCTCTCTTAATGACAGCTGGTATTTTTGTAAGCCCTGCAAGTTTAGAAGCTCTAAGTCTTCTCTCTCCTGCTACTAACTCAAAACCTTTTTCGAGCTGAACAACTATAACTGGCTGGATAACACCATTTTCTTTAATAGATAATGATAATTCTTCTAGCTCTTTTTCTTTAAATATTTTTCTTGGCTGATTAGGGTTTGTTTTAATTTCTGAAATTTCAATCATTGCTGGTTGATGATCAATAACAGTTTTAACCTCTTGCTTAACTGCAGAAGTATTTGAATCAATATCAAACGCCATTTTATTTTTTAAATTACCTAGAACAGCATCATTATTTGCGCCAGATATTAATGATCCTATTCCTTTTCCAAGTGCTACTTTCTTTGCCATTAGATACCTCGCCTATTGTATTTGATCTTGAGATTGAACATGAGAACTTTCTAAATTAGGAACTTCTGGCAACTCGCTTGTCGCCTGTTCCTCTACCGGTAACTCCGGTAATCCCTCTGCCTCTCTCTCTTTCAAGATCACTTCCTTGGCGAGTGCTAAATATGCTTCACTTCCTTTTGATTCAATATCGTAAAGAATAATTGGTTTACCAAAACTAGGACACTCTGCAAGTTTTACATTTCTTGGGATAACAGCGTCGAAAACCTTCTCTCCAAAATGCTTTCTAATTTCACCTGTAACTTGCTTGTGTAAACTTGATCTACCATCAAACATTGTAAGTAAAATTCCATCCATTTTAAGATTTGGATTTAGATTCGTTTTTATAAGCCTAACCGTATTTAAAAGTTGGGCCAAACCTTCCATTGCTAAATACTCTGTTTGCATTGGAACAATAAAGGTTTCTGCAGCATTAAGTGCATTTACCGTTAATAGCCCTAGAGATGGTGGGCAATCGATTAAGATATAGTCGTATTCATCCATTATTGGCTCAAATGCAGACTTGAGCTTAGCCTCTCTGGCAAAAAGGCTTACAAGCTCAATTTCAGCTCCTGAGAGATTGTTGTCACTTGGGCAAATATGTAAATAAGGAAGTTCAGTTTGATAAATTGCTTCTCTAATTGGAGCCTGTCCGATCATGGCGTGATAGATATTGCACTCAGAATGATTCGATGCATCAAGGCCTAGGCTGATACTTCCGTTTCCTTGTGGATCTAGATCAATTACTAGAGTTTTTTTCTCGGCCACTGCAAGGCAGGCAGCAAGGTTAATGGTAGACGTTGTTTTACCAACTCCACCTTTCTGGTTCATCATAGCAATGATTTTAGCCATTTAGGTCTCCCCTAAGATAGTTCGTGTGTAGTTAAAAATTAGATTAGTTGCGACAGATTGACAAGATTTTTAATCTCTTTTTTTAGTGTTCCACGTGGAACAGTTCTATTTTTTAAACCAATTAATGTCCTACCGTCTGTGCCTTCTAAATCATAGAACAACTCTTCAATAACTTCCCATTTCTTTTCGGTTGGCTCCAACTCTTCAAGTTCATAGAATGAAGGTCCTTTATAAAAGAAGACCGAGGTTTGCTCTCTGTACTTAATTAATGGAATAAAATTTTCAATTGTCCCGACGGCCTTAAAAGTAATAACTACAGGTATGTCAATGTTAACTGTCTCGATTCTATGGTGATAGCATTTAACATTCTTTAACCCAAGCTTCTCGGCGATTTCTTGAACCACTTTTGCTTTCTTGGCTCGTGCCTCAAATCCAACAAACTTCTTTTCCGGAAAAAGATATGCTAATGGGAGAATAGGAAATCCTCCACCAAAGCCAACATCTACGACAACCTTTGTATCGTCTATAGCCTTCTTAAAAACCTTACTTACTTCCAAAGGAAGAACTGAATCTACGATTTGTTTTTGAAAGAAATCTTCGAAAGTTGTAATTCTTGTAAGGTTAATACCTTTGTATTCACCGGTTAAGAGATCGTGATACCTCTGAGCAAACTCTTTCATTGAATTATATTTCCTGCCACAAAGGCCAATGTTGCTGGTCTAATACCATCTATTCTCTGAAGCTGTGAAAATGTTGTAGGCTTAACCTCTTCAATCCTCTGTCTGCATTCATTGGATATATTCCCAGCAATAATACTCTTCCAGTTAATTACTTTCTTCCCAAGCCTATAAATTCTTTCATTCTCTACAATTGATCGATTTATATAGCCTTCATACTTTAATGAGATTGCACAGGCGTAAAGAACTTCAGATGAGAAGCTTACGCCTCTCTTTAAAAGTTCTCTTTCCAATGTCTCAACAGGATTTACCTGACTTCTTCTAATTAATTCATCCATCGCAAGATTTTTAGACAATTCACCGTATCCAGACTCTGCAAAATACTTTTTATTAGCTGGTGTTGCATAAATGCTCGAACTCTTTACTAAATTCCAAAGAATTTCATACTCATCTAAGAATTCCTGGTGATGAATATCGATTTCACATGATAAACCAAGTGCCAATCTGTACTTGGCCATTCTATTTACCGAATTATCCTCTCTAACATAGAGTCTATTTTCAGACCT
The sequence above is a segment of the Halobacteriovorax sp. JY17 genome. Coding sequences within it:
- a CDS encoding polymer-forming cytoskeletal protein encodes the protein MQNNEKDISAIIEEGCKFEGNLSFNGVARIAGIVNGSIFSNDTVIVSEGAIINADVNANVILISGTVKGNIKASSRVEIIKPARFEGTITTPSLIVEEGVIFHGTTKMRDQEN
- a CDS encoding ParB/RepB/Spo0J family partition protein, which gives rise to MAKKVALGKGIGSLISGANNDAVLGNLKNKMAFDIDSNTSAVKQEVKTVIDHQPAMIEISEIKTNPNQPRKIFKEKELEELSLSIKENGVIQPVIVVQLEKGFELVAGERRLRASKLAGLTKIPAVIKRATDREKMVMAIIENVQRSDLNCVEEALAYYQLMDEYNLTQEEVAKKLGKERSTVANFLRVLKLPRDVIELLQKEFLSFGHAKILAAEKDREKAIRFANEAVANNLSVRELEKLIKSKKNYKEPKRANPFFDEKLDSLKQKLEKKTGFHFQLNSKQNGAGQVVLKYSNEAEFNDIFEYLMSN
- a CDS encoding AAA family ATPase; protein product: MAKIIAMMNQKGGVGKTTSTINLAACLAVAEKKTLVIDLDPQGNGSISLGLDASNHSECNIYHAMIGQAPIREAIYQTELPYLHICPSDNNLSGAEIELVSLFAREAKLKSAFEPIMDEYDYILIDCPPSLGLLTVNALNAAETFIVPMQTEYLAMEGLAQLLNTVRLIKTNLNPNLKMDGILLTMFDGRSSLHKQVTGEIRKHFGEKVFDAVIPRNVKLAECPSFGKPIILYDIESKGSEAYLALAKEVILKEREAEGLPELPVEEQATSELPEVPNLESSHVQSQDQIQ
- a CDS encoding RsmG family class I SAM-dependent methyltransferase produces the protein MKEFAQRYHDLLTGEYKGINLTRITTFEDFFQKQIVDSVLPLEVSKVFKKAIDDTKVVVDVGFGGGFPILPLAYLFPEKKFVGFEARAKKAKVVQEIAEKLGLKNVKCYHHRIETVNIDIPVVITFKAVGTIENFIPLIKYREQTSVFFYKGPSFYELEELEPTEKKWEVIEELFYDLEGTDGRTLIGLKNRTVPRGTLKKEIKNLVNLSQLI